The following nucleotide sequence is from Caldicellulosiruptor saccharolyticus DSM 8903.
TTTGCTATTGACATGTCTGATGTAATAATCTTTATGGTGGATGGCAAAACTGGGCTTACTGATGCAGACAGAGAAGTTGCAAATATGTTAAGAGTTTCAAAAAAACCTATTGTGCTTGCAGTAAATAAAATTGACAACATATCAGAGCAGCCCATAATTTATGAGTTTTATGAGCTTGGACTTTCTGACCCAATTCCTATGTCAGCAGAACACGGCAGTGGTGTTGGAGATGTTTTAGATGCAGTTGTTAGTTATTTTGATAAAGTGGGAATAAATGAAATAGAAGAAGATTCCATAAAGGTTGCTATAATAGGAAAGCCAAATACAGGAAAATCCTCTCTTGTAAACTATATTCTTGGAGAGGAGAGAGTTATTGTAAGCGATATTCCAGGTACGACGCGAGATGCGATAGACTCATATGTTGAGTTTGAAGGTATTCCTCTAACTTTGATTGACACAGCCGGTCTTAGGCGAAAGAGCAAAATTTATGACAATATTGAGCGCTACAGTATGCTCAGAACCATTTCCGCGATAGAGAGAAGTGACATTTGCGTTATTCTTCTTGATGGAACAGAGCCGGTTTCAGAACAGGATGCGAAGATAGCTGGGTATGCTTATGAGGCAGGAAAAGGATGCATTATTGCTGTAAATAAGTGGGATGCAGTTGAGAAGGATGAAAAGACGGCAGATGAATACAAAAAGCAAATAGAAGAGAAACTCAGTTTTCTCAAATTTGCACCAGTTTTGTTTATCTCTGCAAAGACAGGTTTTAGAGTGAAGAAGCTTTTGGAAACTGTTTTGTATGTATACGGAAATTACACACGAAGAATTACAACAGGACAAATAAACGATGTTTTAGCAGAAGCAACAACAATATATCAGCCACCAAGTGACAAAGGAAAACAGCTTAAAATTTATTACATGACACAAGTGGGTGAAAAGCCTCCAAAGATGGCTATATTTGTAAATGATAAAGATTTATTTCACTTTTCATATCAAAGGTATATTGAAAACTATCTTCGAAAGACATTTGACTTCACAGGAGTGCCAATAGTATTTCTAATAAGAGAGAAAGGGGAAAAGGATTAATGAAAGCACTTCAGATTTTGATTGTGCTTGCTGTAGGATATTTGATTGGAAGTGTACTGCCAGCTCTTATAATTGGTAAGATGTTAAATGGAGTTGACATTAGAAAATACGGGAGCGGAAATCCGGGCACTACCAATGTTCTTCGTACAATGGGAATAGGTCCTGCTATTTTGGTATTTACTATTGATGTTTTGAAAGGTGTTGTAGCAACTTTGTTTGCTAAGATTGTGATGCCAGATGACGTTGTTTTAGGTGTTACACTTGCTGGCTTTGCAGTTATCTGTGGTCACAATTGGCCTTTGTACTTCGGATTTAGAGGAGGAAAAGCGGTTGCAACATCTATTGGTGTTGCGCTTGTGGCAACACCGGTTATTACCCTTGTTGTAATAGCACTTGCATTGATTGTACTTATTATAAAAAGGTACGTGTCCTTGACAAGTATAGTAGGTAGCATCTTGTATTTCTTTGCTATTTTGATATTTGCAAAAGAATACTGGTTTTTAGCTCTTATAATAATGGTTGTCATAATTATCCGTCACAGAGAGAATATTAAAAGGCTTTTGAATGGCACAGAGAGAAAAATTGGGGAGAGGGTAAAACTTCAATAATGAGCGCTTATGATAACATTGCGTGGTATTACAAGAGATTTTCTAATGTCTTTTTTAGCAAGAAATTAATTTTGAGGTTTTTAAAAAATACATTTCTTGAGTTTGGTATTTCAAAGAGAGCAAGAATATTAGATATTGGATGTGGAACAGGTTCTATTTTGAGCTCTTTGGCCCAAATAGGTTTTAAAAAACTTTATGGTATTGACATATCAAAGCAGATGATAAAATTTGCTTATATTACAAACTCATCTTTTAATGTGAGACTCTACAATAAAAACTTTTTGGATTTTGCGGCAAGAAATAAATTTGATGTGGTACTTTCTACCATGGATGTTTTAAATCATGTGGATAAAAAAGGCCTTTTGAAATACTTCGAGAATGTGAGAAGAGTGCTAAAAAGTAATGGGTTGTTTATATTTGATATAAATTTGAAGGAATATTTAAAAAACTTGGGAGAAAGAAAAAAAGTAATCAAACGGGTAGATGAGACATTGTTTACTTGGAAGTTTAAAGCAATGCGGAAGAAAATTTCTATTAATTTTTCAATAGCAGATGCAAAAGCAACTGTACATGATAAGATAATTGAGTACATTTATTCGGAGAGAGAGATTGAAAAGCTTTTAAGGAAAAGCAAGTTTGTAATTGTCAAGAGGATTTATGACTACAATAGTCCTAGCAAAACTTGCTTTTGCACGAAAGTTTGTTATGTTTGCAAAAAGATTTAGTGCATAAAACTTTCTAAAAGTAGTCAGAATATTATTTGTAAATGATTAAATGTGAAAAAAAGAAGGTGATCTTTTTTAAAATGCGTGGAAGAGTTAAGTGGTTCAACCCTGAGAAGGGTTATGGATTTATCAGTACTGAAAATGGTGATGATGTTTTTGTTCATTTTTCAGCCATCAACATGGAAGGATATAAGACTTTAGCAGAAGGACAGATGGTCGAATTTGATGTTGTGAAGAGTGAAAGAGGAAACCAAGCAGTGAATGTAAGAAAGGTAAAATAAGCTTCTGGCAGTTTTGCTGGAAGCTTTTTTGTTTTTGGTATAAAATAAAATCTATAAAATCTTAAACTTTTGTTTTTTGGGGGTAATACTGCTTATGGCAAAAATATTAAGAGCACTATCAAATGACAAAAATATTGCAATCTTCGTC
It contains:
- the plsY gene encoding glycerol-3-phosphate 1-O-acyltransferase PlsY is translated as MKALQILIVLAVGYLIGSVLPALIIGKMLNGVDIRKYGSGNPGTTNVLRTMGIGPAILVFTIDVLKGVVATLFAKIVMPDDVVLGVTLAGFAVICGHNWPLYFGFRGGKAVATSIGVALVATPVITLVVIALALIVLIIKRYVSLTSIVGSILYFFAILIFAKEYWFLALIIMVVIIIRHRENIKRLLNGTERKIGERVKLQ
- a CDS encoding class I SAM-dependent methyltransferase, whose amino-acid sequence is MSAYDNIAWYYKRFSNVFFSKKLILRFLKNTFLEFGISKRARILDIGCGTGSILSSLAQIGFKKLYGIDISKQMIKFAYITNSSFNVRLYNKNFLDFAARNKFDVVLSTMDVLNHVDKKGLLKYFENVRRVLKSNGLFIFDINLKEYLKNLGERKKVIKRVDETLFTWKFKAMRKKISINFSIADAKATVHDKIIEYIYSEREIEKLLRKSKFVIVKRIYDYNSPSKTCFCTKVCYVCKKI
- the der gene encoding ribosome biogenesis GTPase Der, yielding MLKPTVAIVGRPNVGKSTLFNRLIGERRAIVDDTPGITRDRIVGETEWRGITFNVIDTGGIEPYSEDIILKQMRRQAQFAIDMSDVIIFMVDGKTGLTDADREVANMLRVSKKPIVLAVNKIDNISEQPIIYEFYELGLSDPIPMSAEHGSGVGDVLDAVVSYFDKVGINEIEEDSIKVAIIGKPNTGKSSLVNYILGEERVIVSDIPGTTRDAIDSYVEFEGIPLTLIDTAGLRRKSKIYDNIERYSMLRTISAIERSDICVILLDGTEPVSEQDAKIAGYAYEAGKGCIIAVNKWDAVEKDEKTADEYKKQIEEKLSFLKFAPVLFISAKTGFRVKKLLETVLYVYGNYTRRITTGQINDVLAEATTIYQPPSDKGKQLKIYYMTQVGEKPPKMAIFVNDKDLFHFSYQRYIENYLRKTFDFTGVPIVFLIREKGEKD
- a CDS encoding cold shock domain-containing protein, yielding MRGRVKWFNPEKGYGFISTENGDDVFVHFSAINMEGYKTLAEGQMVEFDVVKSERGNQAVNVRKVK